A DNA window from Candidatus Sulfidibacterium hydrothermale contains the following coding sequences:
- a CDS encoding DUF4199 domain-containing protein: MEQKSTFVPAIQFGIITGVAMAVYTLVLFLAGIDVHSYWNLISYFLYVGGLYWGISQIREKQLDGVMSYGKAFVTGFYIAIFVAIVLGVFGYFYLKDINPGALTDALTKAEDKILASNPDISDEELQKAMHLVKMFASPGISAFSQFISNLFTGTIFSLIIAIFAKREDRTIA; this comes from the coding sequence ATGGAACAAAAATCAACTTTTGTGCCGGCCATCCAGTTTGGCATTATTACAGGTGTGGCTATGGCTGTTTATACCCTTGTTCTGTTCCTTGCCGGAATAGATGTTCATTCTTATTGGAATCTGATCAGTTATTTTCTGTACGTAGGCGGATTGTACTGGGGGATTTCTCAAATCAGAGAAAAACAGCTGGATGGAGTCATGTCTTATGGCAAAGCTTTTGTTACCGGTTTTTACATTGCTATTTTTGTGGCAATTGTTCTTGGTGTTTTTGGCTATTTCTACCTGAAAGATATCAATCCGGGAGCACTTACTGATGCACTTACCAAAGCCGAAGATAAGATCTTGGCTTCTAATCCGGATATCAGTGATGAAGAGCTGCAAAAAGCCATGCATTTGGTAAAAATGTTTGCCAGCCCGGGAATCAGCGCATTTTCTCAATTTATTTCAAACCTGTTTACAGGGACTATTTTTTCGCTGATAATTGCTATTTTTGCCAAACGTGAGGACAGAACCATCGCGTAG
- a CDS encoding glycosyltransferase family 2 protein produces MDISVVIPLYNEEESLKELNDWILRVMKSNHFSFEIIYVDDGSSDRSWEIIEELSAENENIKGIRFLRNYGKSAALNEGFKMTSGDVVITMDADMQDSPDEIPELYRMIKEEGYDMVSGWKKKRYDPVTKTIPSKFFNFTTRVLSGIKLHDFNCGLKSYRSDVVKAIEVYGEMHRYIPVIAKWAGFRKIGEKVVQHRKRKYGVTKFGMDRFIKGYLDLLSITFTSRFIQSPMHFFGALGSLLFFIGFIIAGYLAYAKVFLEAYKMTDRPLFYFGLLAMVLGTQLFLAGFLGEMISRSSNEMKKYHIKKYINFKK; encoded by the coding sequence ATGGATATTTCGGTTGTTATCCCGCTATACAACGAAGAAGAATCATTAAAAGAATTGAATGATTGGATTTTACGTGTGATGAAATCCAATCATTTTTCTTTTGAAATTATTTATGTGGACGATGGTTCCAGCGACCGTTCCTGGGAAATCATCGAAGAACTTTCTGCTGAAAACGAAAATATCAAAGGCATTCGTTTCTTGCGGAATTATGGTAAATCAGCGGCGCTGAACGAAGGGTTTAAAATGACTTCGGGTGATGTGGTGATTACGATGGATGCCGATATGCAGGACAGTCCCGATGAAATTCCCGAACTCTACCGGATGATTAAGGAAGAGGGTTACGACATGGTGTCGGGCTGGAAGAAAAAACGGTATGATCCGGTAACCAAAACCATCCCATCCAAGTTTTTCAATTTTACCACACGGGTACTTTCGGGCATTAAGCTGCACGATTTTAACTGTGGGCTGAAATCGTACCGTTCGGATGTGGTAAAAGCCATCGAAGTGTATGGCGAAATGCATCGTTATATCCCGGTGATTGCCAAATGGGCCGGTTTCCGGAAAATCGGCGAAAAGGTGGTGCAACACCGTAAACGGAAATACGGGGTGACCAAATTCGGGATGGACCGGTTTATCAAAGGGTATCTCGATTTGCTTTCCATCACGTTTACTTCGCGGTTTATCCAGAGTCCTATGCACTTTTTCGGGGCACTGGGTTCGTTGTTGTTTTTTATCGGTTTTATCATTGCCGGGTATCTTGCTTACGCGAAGGTTTTCCTGGAAGCTTATAAAATGACGGATCGTCCGCTCTTTTATTTCGGATTGCTGGCCATGGTGCTGGGAACACAGCTTTTCTTAGCCGGTTTTCTTGGTGAGATGATCTCGCGGAGTTCCAACGAAATGAAAAAATATCACATTAAAAAATACATCAACTTTAAAAAATAA
- a CDS encoding NAD-dependent epimerase/dehydratase family protein — protein MKIHLVSGGCGFVGRNMVKRLLKTTNDKVFVVDDLSIGRHPKEWLDNYTSKPLKDLEVIGEDERLYFWKGDFRNFLFYQRENPRYVQEKYGLDFDHFNDVFHFAAIVGGRMKIDGDPMMVGLDLSIDAEFFYWITRHKPDRVLYPSSSAAYPTSLQNVEGALALKESDIDFNGNLGTPDMTYGWTKLTGEFLAQIAAKHYGISIVCIRPFSGYGEDQETSYPVPAIALRAAKKENPFEVWGSGKQGRDFVHIDDILDFIEILMDQVHDGSAYNIGSGKLTTFLELIDVFTSFAGYKPTIKPLLDKPVGVQSRYGDPTLVKEKFGWTPKISLEEGMRRVYEAALKKL, from the coding sequence ATGAAGATACATCTTGTGTCAGGCGGTTGCGGCTTTGTCGGACGAAATATGGTGAAACGCCTGCTGAAAACAACGAATGATAAAGTATTTGTGGTGGACGACCTTTCCATCGGACGCCATCCCAAAGAGTGGCTGGATAATTATACTTCCAAACCACTGAAAGATTTGGAAGTGATTGGTGAAGACGAAAGGCTCTATTTCTGGAAAGGTGATTTCCGGAATTTTTTGTTTTATCAACGGGAGAATCCACGCTATGTGCAGGAAAAATACGGACTGGATTTCGATCATTTTAACGATGTTTTCCACTTTGCGGCCATTGTGGGCGGAAGGATGAAAATTGATGGCGATCCCATGATGGTGGGACTTGATTTGAGCATCGATGCCGAATTTTTCTACTGGATTACCCGCCATAAACCCGACCGGGTACTTTATCCCAGTTCCAGTGCCGCTTATCCTACCAGCTTGCAAAATGTGGAAGGGGCCCTGGCGCTCAAAGAGAGCGATATCGATTTTAACGGCAACCTGGGTACACCCGATATGACCTATGGCTGGACTAAACTCACCGGCGAATTTCTGGCGCAGATCGCTGCCAAACATTACGGTATTTCCATCGTTTGTATCCGCCCGTTTTCGGGTTACGGCGAAGACCAGGAAACCAGCTATCCTGTCCCGGCTATTGCCTTGCGGGCAGCCAAAAAAGAAAATCCTTTTGAAGTATGGGGTAGCGGAAAACAGGGCCGTGATTTTGTCCATATTGATGATATCTTGGATTTTATCGAAATTTTAATGGATCAGGTACACGATGGCTCGGCTTACAACATCGGCTCGGGCAAACTCACCACTTTTCTGGAATTAATTGATGTGTTTACTTCGTTTGCCGGATACAAACCCACCATCAAACCGTTGCTCGACAAACCGGTAGGCGTGCAGTCGCGTTACGGCGACCCAACCCTGGTGAAGGAGAAATTTGGCTGGACACCCAAAATCTCACTCGAAGAAGGCATGCGCCGGGTGTACGAAGCGGCTTTGAAAAAATTGTAA
- a CDS encoding PDDEXK nuclease domain-containing protein, giving the protein MNTITNNDKYRQWVEEIKKLIRKTQIKASLSVNKELLQLYWELGKSISDKSKTEKWGAAVVEQLSNDLRKMFPGQQGFSRSNLFSMKKWYEFYSSSDIPVKKVQQLVGQIPWGQNVLIITKSRQVDEALFYVQKTLENNWSRTVLQHQIELGLYDRKGNAVTNFKRTLPRPHSELAIETLKDPYKFDFLTMREKALEKEIEEQLITHITSFLLELGTGFSFVGRQVPLHVDGKEFYIDLLFYHIKLKCYVVIELKAGEFKAEYAGKMNFYLSAVDDIFKTKSENPTIGLLLCKSKSRIIAEYALRGTSQPIGVAEYELTKSVSEKIKKELPAIEDIEKELSIKKNQLY; this is encoded by the coding sequence ATGAATACTATAACGAACAATGATAAATATCGTCAATGGGTTGAAGAGATAAAAAAGCTTATCCGGAAAACGCAAATAAAGGCATCTTTGTCTGTAAACAAAGAGCTGTTGCAACTTTACTGGGAACTGGGGAAGTCAATTTCTGACAAATCAAAAACGGAGAAATGGGGTGCTGCTGTTGTAGAACAGTTATCAAATGATTTAAGAAAGATGTTTCCCGGACAACAGGGATTTTCCAGAAGCAACCTCTTTTCTATGAAAAAATGGTATGAATTTTATAGTTCATCCGATATCCCCGTAAAAAAAGTCCAACAACTTGTTGGACAAATTCCATGGGGGCAGAATGTGTTGATTATTACTAAATCACGACAAGTGGATGAAGCATTGTTTTATGTGCAAAAAACACTGGAAAATAATTGGTCAAGAACAGTATTGCAACATCAAATCGAACTGGGGCTGTACGATAGAAAAGGAAATGCTGTAACAAATTTTAAACGGACTTTACCCCGTCCACATTCTGAGTTGGCTATCGAAACGTTGAAAGATCCGTATAAATTTGATTTTTTAACAATGCGGGAGAAAGCATTGGAAAAAGAAATAGAAGAACAACTCATTACACACATTACATCTTTTCTTCTTGAGTTAGGTACAGGATTTTCGTTTGTCGGGCGGCAAGTCCCATTACATGTGGACGGAAAAGAATTTTATATTGATTTGCTCTTTTATCATATAAAATTAAAATGTTATGTGGTAATTGAGCTAAAAGCTGGAGAATTTAAAGCGGAATATGCCGGGAAAATGAACTTTTATCTTTCAGCGGTGGATGATATTTTTAAAACAAAAAGTGAAAATCCTACTATTGGTTTACTTCTTTGTAAATCTAAGTCACGGATAATTGCCGAATATGCTTTGCGGGGAACTTCCCAGCCTATTGGTGTGGCTGAATACGAATTAACCAAATCAGTTTCGGAGAAAATAAAAAAAGAATTGCCTGCTATAGAAGATATTGAAAAAGAATTATCTATAAAAAAGAATCAATTATACTGA
- a CDS encoding glycosyltransferase, with product MKKTIVCFGPGPMFKGGIANYNTSLAKAFDKLDDTNVHIVSWTQQYPAIIPRDFIDRKSKVDQLAGTGIKVHYITNYNNPLSWKATVRLIEKLKPQKVIFQWAIAIQGLPLGYIARKLRKNKDIEVIFDLHFVIQKEGSALDMLFTKKGIRHADAYVVHAYKTADELKQLFPKKQFEVLERGQKFTGKGIRVMKLYHPVYDMFQPDPDFDVQKAKKQMGLKKHVFLFFGFIRKYKGLHNVIKAFARLAEERDDVSLLIVGESFWNTLDSNKLSTRIKNATFGLAKKIFLKKQDDEKNYNPLALIDELNLKDKTYVMNDFVPNEMVHKYFQVSDNIMLFYLTATPSGIESIAYNFHMPMLATKVGHFMETVKDGYNGYLAEPENIDSMTEVMRKAIEHPIPRENVAETSKNMSWENYAKEILR from the coding sequence ATGAAAAAAACCATTGTTTGTTTTGGGCCCGGCCCCATGTTTAAAGGCGGTATTGCTAACTACAACACTTCGCTGGCCAAAGCGTTCGATAAACTGGATGATACCAACGTCCACATTGTTTCGTGGACCCAGCAATATCCGGCTATTATTCCCCGCGATTTTATCGACCGGAAGAGTAAAGTGGACCAATTGGCCGGCACGGGCATCAAAGTGCATTACATTACCAACTACAACAATCCGCTTTCCTGGAAAGCTACTGTCCGGCTTATCGAAAAGCTGAAACCGCAAAAGGTAATTTTTCAGTGGGCCATTGCTATTCAAGGGTTGCCTTTGGGATATATTGCCCGGAAACTTCGGAAAAACAAGGATATCGAAGTGATTTTCGACCTGCATTTTGTCATTCAAAAAGAAGGCAGTGCACTGGATATGCTTTTTACAAAAAAAGGAATCCGTCATGCCGATGCTTATGTGGTCCATGCTTACAAAACGGCGGATGAGTTGAAACAGCTTTTTCCGAAAAAACAGTTTGAAGTGCTGGAACGCGGTCAGAAATTTACCGGAAAAGGAATTCGGGTGATGAAACTGTATCATCCGGTGTACGATATGTTTCAGCCTGATCCGGACTTTGATGTGCAAAAAGCCAAAAAACAGATGGGTCTGAAAAAACACGTTTTTCTCTTTTTTGGCTTTATCCGTAAATACAAAGGGCTGCACAATGTCATCAAAGCTTTTGCCCGCCTGGCCGAAGAACGTGATGATGTGTCGCTGCTTATTGTGGGCGAATCATTCTGGAATACCCTGGACAGTAATAAATTATCTACCCGGATCAAAAATGCCACTTTCGGTCTGGCCAAAAAGATTTTTCTGAAAAAACAGGATGACGAAAAGAATTATAACCCACTGGCCCTGATTGATGAACTGAACCTGAAAGACAAAACGTATGTGATGAACGATTTTGTTCCCAACGAAATGGTGCATAAATATTTTCAGGTGAGCGATAACATCATGCTTTTTTATCTGACGGCTACCCCTTCGGGCATTGAGTCCATTGCATACAATTTCCACATGCCCATGCTGGCTACCAAAGTGGGGCATTTTATGGAAACGGTCAAAGACGGATACAATGGCTATCTTGCCGAACCGGAAAATATTGATTCTATGACCGAAGTGATGCGTAAGGCCATTGAACATCCCATTCCACGTGAAAATGTGGCTGAGACATCCAAAAATATGAGCTGGGAAAATTACGCCAAAGAGATTTTGCGTTAA